One genomic window of Diospyros lotus cultivar Yz01 chromosome 8, ASM1463336v1, whole genome shotgun sequence includes the following:
- the LOC127808049 gene encoding uncharacterized protein LOC127808049, with protein sequence MSHGEGRSAARCDRLHRALCDCHQRVPEGPPREAACRHLNRSLAECLVDLICPAESEAVRSLCSSGGTALKRSQCQRAQLSLAVCLSSHQTQP encoded by the coding sequence ATGAGTCATGGAGAAGGGAGGTCGGCGGCGAGATGCGACCGGCTGCATCGGGCGCTGTGCGACTGCCACCAGCGAGTCCCTGAGGGTCCACCGCGGGAGGCGGCCTGTCGCCACCTGAACCGGTCTCTGGCGGAGTGCCTGGTGGACTTGATCTGCCCCGCGGAGTCTGAGGCCGTCCGGAGCCTCTGTTCCAGCGGCGGCACCGCTCTCAAGCGCTCTCAGTGCCAACGAGCCCAGCTCTCCCTCGCCGTCTGCCTCTCTTCTCACCAAACCCAACCCTGA